The Penicillium oxalicum strain HP7-1 chromosome IV, whole genome shotgun sequence genome contains a region encoding:
- a CDS encoding ATP-dependent RNA helicase dbp4 — protein sequence MAPPRTSRGKSSKQKHDSGRTLKRKRGEDELVSLTQKVEDLDLKAAVKNFSDLPLSDPTARGLAASHYKTLTDIQSRAIPHALKGRDILGAAKTGSGKTLAFLVPVLENLYRKRWTEYDGLGALILAPTRELAIQIFEVLRKVGRFHTFSAGLVIGGKSLREEQERLGRMNILVCTPGRMLQHLDQTAMLESHNLQLLVMDEADRILDMGFQKTVDAIIDHIPKERQTMLFSATQTKKVGDLARLSLQDPEYVAVHETATAATPATLQQHYTITPLPSKLDILWSFIRSNLKSKTIVFLSSGKQVRFVYESFRHLQPGIPLMHLHGKQKQGGRLDITTKFSQSQHAVLFATDVAARGLDFPAVDWVIQVDCPEDCDTYIHRVGRTARYERVGRAVLFLDPSEEKGMLKRLEQKKVPIEKINIKANKQQSIKNQLQNMCFKDPELKYLGQKAFISYVKSIYVQKDKEIFNLKELKLDDYAASLGLPGAPRIKFIKGDDTKERKNASWRMAHLTDSEAESGEEGQGQKSKKSEKEVRTRYDRMFERRNQDVLAGHYSKLINDDGTMIDTGAAGAAAGEDADEDADFLSVKRIYSAGDVDLGKSDSSDSDASSDDDEEEERKTGADGAKVIQLDDKNQLVIDSKRREKLLKSKKKLLKFKGKGTRLVYDDEGNAHEVYEMEDEETFKARGDADTQRERFLAEEAERTRRADLEDKEVAREKRREKKEKRKARERALAAEGAADDDHEEGGLSTHGLPYVPFEIPGSDSASEAEERTESSRPSKKQRVSFASPDSDSEDESRQKSTKGKRNSAAQPQIETLGDLEALASGLLG from the coding sequence ATGGCCCCGCCTCGGACGTCTCGTGGAAAGAGCTCCAAGCAGAAACATGATTCTGGACGGACGttgaagcgcaagcgcggcgaggatgagctcgTCTCGCTCACTCAGAAGGTGGAAGATCTGGATCTCAAGGCGGCTGTCAAAAACTTCTCCGACTTGCCTCTCTCCGATCCCACGGCGCGGGGGCTTGCCGCCTCTCATTACAAAACCCTGACCGACATTCAGTCTCGCGCAATTCCCCACGCGCTCAAGGGTCGCGACATTCTCGGTGCCGCCAAAACAGGCAGCGGCAAAACCCTGGCGTTCTTGGTCCCTGTGCTGGAGAACCTCTATCGCAAACGATGGACAGAATACGATGGATTGGGGGCCTTGATCCTTGCACCAACCCGTGAACTTGCTATCCAGATCTTCGAAGTGCTGCGCAAAGTCGGCCGATTCCACACTTTCTCTGCTGGCCTGGTGATTGGTGGAAAGAGCTTGCGTGAGGAACAGGAACGTTTGGGACGGATGAACATTTTGGTCTGCACACCGGGACGGATGCTCCAGCATCTGGATCAGACCGCTATGCTGGAGAGCCACAATCTGCAGCTgttggtgatggatgaaGCCGATCGAATTCTGGACATGGGATTCCAGAAAACGGTGGATGCCATTATCGATCACATTCCCAAGGAGCGCCAGACGATGCTGTTCAGTGCCACACAAACCAAGAAAGTGGGAGATCTCGCCCGCCTGAGCCTCCAGGATCCCGAATACGTTGCGGTCCACGAAACTGCCACCGCGGCGACCCCGGCCACCCTTCAGCAACACTACACCATCACCCCGTTGCCGTCGAAGCTCGATATTCTGTGGAGTTTTATCCGCAGCAACCTCAAATCCAAAACCATTGTATTCCTTTCATCGGGAAAGCAGGTTCGATTCGTGTACGAGTCCTTCCGCCACCTGCAGCCGGGTATCCCCTTGATGCACCTCCACGGGAAGCAAAAGCAGGGCGGTCGACTCGACATCACCACAAAATTCTCTCAGTCCCAGCATGCCGTACTCTTCGCGACAGATGTGGCGGCTCGCGGTCTCGATTTCCCCGCTGTGGACTGGGTCATCCAGGTCGACTGCCCCGAGGATTGCGATACATACATTCACCGAGTCGGCCGTACTGCTCGTTACGAACGTGTTGGTCGCGCGGTGCTGTTCTTGGATCCCAGCGAGGAAAAGGGCATGCTCAAACGGCTCGAGCAGAAGAAAGTTCCTATCGAGAAAAtcaacatcaaggccaacAAGCAGCAGAGCATCAAAAACCAATTACAAAATATGTGTTTCAAGGACCCAGAGTTGAAGTATCTGGGCCAGAAGGCCTTTATCTCTTACGTCAAATCTATTTATGTGCAGAAAGATAAGGAGATCTTTAACCTGAAAGAGCTGAAGCTGGACGACTATGCCGCCAGTCTGGGGCTTCCGGGTGCACCCCGCATCAAGTTCATCAAGGGAGACGACACAAAGGAGCGAAAGAATGCGTCCTGGAGGATGGCTCACCTCACTGATTCCGAGGCTGAATCTGGTGAAGAGGGGCAGGGccagaagagcaagaagagtgAAAAGGAAGTACGCACTCGCTACGATCGCATGTTTGAGCGACGGAACCAGGATGTGCTTGCTGGGCATTACTCCAAGCTTATCAATGATGACGGTACTATGATTGACACGGGCGCTGCTGGTGCCGCCGCGGGTGAAGACGCCGACGAGGATGCGGACTTCTTGTCGGTCAAGCGCATCTACAGTGCTGGTGATGTCGACCTGGGCAAGTCCGACTCGTCCGACTCGGATGCTTCAAgtgacgacgatgaggaggaggagaggaagactGGAGCTGATGGGGCCAAGGTCATCCAGCTGGATGACAAGAACCAGTTGGTTATCGACTCCAAGCGTCGGGAGAAGCTGCTCAaatccaagaagaagctacTCAAGttcaagggcaagggcacTCGGCTTGTGTATGATGACGAAGGCAACGCTCATGAAGTTTACGAaatggaggatgaagaaacaTTCAAGGCCCGTGGTGATGCAGACACCCAGCGTGAGCGGTTCCTGGCTGAGGAGGCCGAGCGCACGCGCCGTGCCGATCTGGAGGATAAGGAGGTTGCGCGCGAAAAACGccgtgagaagaaggagaagcggAAGGCTCGTGAGCGTGCCTTGGCTGCTGAGGGAGCAGCGGACGATGACCACGAAGAGGGTGGACTTTCCACTCACGGATTACCCTACGTTCCCTTCGAAATCCCAGGATCCGACTCTgcctccgaggccgaggaacgAACCGAATCATCTCGCCCCAGCAAGAAGCAACGGGTCTCCTTCGCATCGCCTGATTCTGACAGCGAGGACGAGTCTCGACAGAAGTCAACGAAGGGCAAGAGAAACTCTGCGGCCCAGCCACAAATTGAAACTTTGGGCGATCTTGAGGCGCTGGCCAGTGGCCTGTTGGGCTGA
- a CDS encoding putative amino-acid permease, which produces MATPFDPEKHAAESKAQHHISDAPSTPLVNADKLARRLSARQVQMIAIGGTIGTGLFLGTGSSLAKGGPASTLIAYAICGAIVFITMLSLGEMAAFIPVAGSFCTFAGRFVDDALGFALTWNYWFNDAVSTASDIIALQLLLEFWTENFPGWAISLIFLVVVIALNVLSVRVYGEIEYWLSLLKVITIVIFIILGIAVNCGGNTEHQYIGGKNWHIDGAPFVGGIGGFASVFVTASFAYGGTESIAITAGETKDPAKTLPKVVRNVFWRIVLFYMLSILIVGLNVPWNYPGLSEKNSRTSPFTIVFQQAGSTVAASFINAVIMTSVISAANHALFAGSRLLYTLAVDGYAPRFFGQLNRFRVPWIAVLATSAISGLCFGASYIGAGQLWTWLQNIVGVSNQLSWICIGLASLRFRSAIRAQGLEHLLPFKNWTYPYGPIFAVGLNSFLVLVQGWKCFSPHFKAVDFVSYYIEIAIMVVMFLAWKLIKQTHFVHKSEMDLQTDRYDGGLDDHHTAEEAMTSEIRKGFVGKVQRFGQWLFF; this is translated from the exons ATGGCGACTCCATTTGATCCTGAGAAGCATGCGGCCGAGTCTAAGGCTCAGCATCACATCTCCGATGCGCCGTCGACTCCCTTGGTCAATGCCGACAAGCTTGCACGCCGCCTGTCGGCTCGCCAAGTGCAGATGATTGCAATTGGAGGCACCATTGGCACTGGCTTGTTCTTGGGTACTGGCAGCTCTCTTGCCAAGGGAGGCCCGGCCTCCACTCTCATTGCCTACGCGATCTGCGGCGCCATTGTCTTCATCACGATGCTCTCGCTGGGTGAGATGGCGGCCTTTATCCCCGTTGCGGGGTCCTTCTGTACTTTTGCAGG ACGCTTTGTCGATGATGCCCTAGGTTTCGCTTTGACGTGGAATTATTGGTTCAATGATGCTGTCTCCACGGCTTCCGACATTATTGCGCTTCAGCTGCTGTTGGAATTCTGGACAGAAAATTTCCCCGGCTGGGCCATCAGCTTGATCTTTTTGGTCGTCGTGATTGCATTGAATGTGCTTTCCGTCCGTGTATACGGCGAG ATCGAATACTGGCTCAGTCTTTTGAAAGTGATCACCATTGTG ATCTTTATCATCCTTGGTATTGCAGTGAATTGTGGCGGCAACACTGAGCATCAATACATTGGCGGCAAAAACTGGCATATCGACGGTGCGCCCTTCGTGGGTGGCATCGGTGGATTCGCGTCAGTCTTTGTGACGGCTTCGTTTGCCTA TGGTGGCACCGAGTCGATTGCCATTACGGCCGGGGAGACCAAGGACCCGGCCAAGACTCTGCCCAAGGTGGTCCGCAACGTCTTTTGGCGGATCGTGCTATTCTACATGCTTTCCATCCTGATCGTGGGACTGAACGTGCCCTGGAATTACCCGGGTCTTTCCGAGAAGAACAGCCGCACCAGTCCCTTCACGATTGTTTTTCAGCAAGCGGGTAGTACGGTCGCTGCCAGCTTCATCAACGCCGTGATCATGACCTCGGTCATCTCCGCCGCCAACCACGCCCTCTTTGCAGGATCCCGTCTGCTGTACACCCTCGCGGTGGACGGGTATGCGCCTCGATTCTTTGGCCAGCTGAACCGCTTCCGAGTTCCCTGGATTGCCGTGCTGGCGACCTCGGCCATCAGTGGGCTGTGCTTTGGAGCGAGTTACATCGGAGCCGGCCAACTGTGGACCTGGTTGCAGAACATTGTCGGTGTGTCCAACCAGCTGTCCTGGATCTGTATCGGTCTGGCTTCTCTGCGTTTCCGGAGTGCCATCCGGGCCCAGGGTCTGGAGCATCTGCTCCCGTTCAAGAACTGGACGTATCCCTACGGGCCCATCTTTGCCGTGGGCTTGAACTCCTTCCTCGTCCTGGTGCAGGGCTGGAAATGCTTCAGTCCGCATTTCAAGGCCGTCGACTTTGTATCGTACTACATCGAGATCGCCATCATGGTTGTTATGTTCCTTGCGTGGAAGTTGATCAAGCAAACTCACTTTGTGCACAAGTCTGAAATGGACCTTCAGACGGATCGATACGATGGAggccttgatgatcatcacactgccgaggaggccatgACCTCGGAAATCAGAAAAGGATTTGTCGGCAAGGTCCAGCGTTTTGGCCAATGGTtattcttttga